A section of the Falco peregrinus isolate bFalPer1 chromosome 3, bFalPer1.pri, whole genome shotgun sequence genome encodes:
- the LOC101916016 gene encoding antigen WC1.1-like isoform X5: MGKEGLLFFQVLWLLPWVQLCRGAAEVRLENGGRRCAGRVEVKQQGQWGTVCGVFWDMKDATVVCNQLGCGSAVGAPKYEYFGPGSGPVWMFGVHCRGTERALSDCTNRREYQEDCNHSLDAGVICSGFVQLTGGDSPCSGRVEIHSRGSWRAVCDSDFGPKAADVVCRELQCGAALSVVGAAPFGEHAGPMWNGLLQCMGNESLLVSCPRGPPRDQPCTHGNAAGIICTRKDSCWGVKQEGDAGDRGVGQGGCCARREDGRRDVVACSPKVMQKEEKGRVSSAWPLLQLLREREHRSALPRPSLFPEYTGFRLNNGTACEGRVEVQVQGTWGSLCASRWDLLDAHVLCRHLNCGFAETIPERGRFGRGTGPIWRDSFHCNGTEEHLGQCSMTTLGASPCSREDEAAVICSGPADSKSLRLVGGESRCNGRVEIFHHGTWGRVLDDNWDMQEANVVCQQLRCGAATAAYKPLKAQRGRGPVGLRGVRCAGQETSLTACRTSLPKNARVAEMMEDVGVVCSGSWQIRLVDGPGRCAGRVEVYNQGSWGTVCDDGWDLLDATVVCRQLDCGGAVDAVRFAQFGAGSGEIWLDNVNCSGNESALWDCPAVSWEQQDCGHKEDAGVICSDFMALRLENSNNCSGRLQVFYNGTWGGVCSNSVTPKTVSLACKELGCGNRGSLEMRLPYGRVSGPTWLDHVQCEERISSFWQCPSSPWNPQSCRDLRDETYITCNGSWTEAPPTLEPPCPNSTSCTDREKIRAMGGEDKCSGRVEIWHRGSWGTVCDDSWDMQDAEVACRQLGCGPAVSALDEAAFGQGMGPIWLEKVECRGTELSLQDCWAQPGDSGACRHKEDASVRCSAPLRTAAPASQTDPTPEHLTGSRSISLPVVICIILGGLLCLLLALLVGQIQSARAWRKALPLSVGSGTSWEPFPAAVYEEINYRLAWEKEAKFRGSGSYSEGFPIKLQPYPQDSKEEDGLGPAPDVLDPPGGYQADGYDDVREASGPGEDPVSRQGDWEMPVAPEEGAGPMDAPGGANLPSQRSAGAPGAVEGAWSLSLESAGYDDAEEVSLAHPPEDTEAVAPGRDARRADVQQPRPIPSLDTPTSPSPCPWGLT, translated from the exons atggggaaggagggacTCCTGTTCTTTcaggtgctgtggctgctgccctgggtgcAGCTGTGCAGGG GGGCTGCAGAGGTGAGGCTGGAGAACGGCGGCAGGCGCTGTGCTGGGAGAGTGGAGGTGAAGCAACAAGGCCAGTGGGGGACCGTGTGTGGTGTATTCTGGGACATGAAGGATGCTACGGTGGTTTGTAACCAGCTGGGTTGTGGGTCTGCTGTGGGAGCTCCTAAGTACGAATACTTCGGGCCAGGATCTGGCCCTGTCTGGATGTTTGGCGTTCACTGCCGCGGCACAGAGCGTGCCCTGTCTGACTGCACAAACAGAAGAGAGTACCAGGAGGACTGTAACCACAGTTTGGATGCTGGAGTGATCTGTTCAG GATTTGTCCAGCTGACTGGAGGTGACAGCCCCTGCTCAGGACGCGTGGAGATCCATAGCAGGGGCAGCTGGAGAGCCGTCTGTGACTCAGACTTTGGTCCCAAAGCCGCTGATGTGgtctgcagggagctgcagtgcGGCGCAGCCCTGTCCGTGGTCGGGGCAGCTCCCTTTGGAGAGCACGCCGGTCCCATGTGGAACGGACTACTGCAGTGCATGGGGAATGAATCCCTCCTCGTCTCCTGCCCCAGGGGACCTCCCAGGGACCAGCCTTGCACCCACGGGAACGCCGCTGGCATCATCTGTACACGTAAGGATTCCTGCTGGGGCGTCAAACAGGAGGGTgatgctggggacaggggagtAGGGCAGGGAGGGTGCTGCGCCAGGCGTGAGGATGGCAGGCGTGACGTGGTTGCCTGCAGCCCTAAAGTGatgcagaaggaagagaagggcaGGGTCTCCTCCGCTTggcctctcctccagctgctgaggGAGCGAGAGCACAGGTCTGCCCTGCCTCGTCCTTCTCTGTTCCCAGAGTACACGGGGTTCAGGCTGAACAATGGCACAGCGTGCGAGGGGAGGGTGGAGGTCCAGGTGCAGGGGACCTGGGGCAGCCTCTGTGCCTCCCGCTGGGATCTCTTGGATGCCCACGTTCTCTGTCGTCACCTCAACTGCGGGTTTGCGGAGACCATTCCCGAGCGAGGGCGCTTTGGGAGAGGAACTGGCCCCATCTGGAGAGATTCATTTCACTGTAACGGGACTGAAGAGCACCTGGGGCAGTGCTCCATGACCACCCTGGGGGCCTCACCCTGCTCCCGTGAGGATGAAGCCGCTGTCATTTGCTCAG GCCCAGCTGACTCCAAATCCCTGCGACTGGTGGGTGGGGAGAGCCGGTGTAACGGGCGAGTGGAGATCTTCCACCACGGGACATGGGGCAGAGTCCTGGATGACAACTGGGACATGCAGGAGGCCAATGTGGTGTGCCAGCAGCTGCGGTGTGGAGCAGCGACGGCAGCCTACAAACCCCTGAAGGCTCAGAGAGGGAGGGGCCCCGTGGGGCTGCGAGGGGTCCGGTGTGCAGGGCAGGAGACCAGCCTGACCGCCTGCCGCACCTCCCTGCCCAAGAATGCGCGGGTGGCGGAGATGATGGAGGACGTGGGGGTGGTTTGCTCAG GGAGTTGGCAAATCCGGCTGGTGGACGGGCCTGGGCGCTGCGCCGGGAGAGTGGAGGTCTACAaccagggcagctggggcactGTCTGCGATGATGGCTGGGACCTGCTTGATGCCACCGTCGTTTGCCGCCAGCTGGACTGCGGAGGGGCAGTGGATGCCGTTCGCTTCGCTCAATTCGGGGCAGGCTCCGGGGAGATCTGGCTGGACAACGTGAACTGCTCTGGGAATGAATCTGCTCTCTGGGATTGCCCAGCAGTgtcctgggagcagcaggactGTGGGCACAAAGAGGACGCAGGAGTCATCTGCTCAG ATTTCATGGCCCTGAGGCTGGAGAACAGCAACAATTGCTCCGGGCGGCTGCAAGTTTTCTACAATGGCACATGGGGTGGCGTTTGCTCCAACTCAGTGACTCCCAAAACGGTGTCGCTGGCATGcaaggagctgggctgtgggaaCAGAGGGTCTCTGGAAATGCGCCTACCCTATGGTAGGGTGTCCGGCCCCACCTGGCTGGATCACGTGCAGTGTGAGGAGAGAATCAGCTCTTTCTGGCAGTGCCCCTCTTCTCCCTGGAACCCACAGTCTTGCCGTGACCTGCGAGATGAGACCTACATCACCTGCAACG GGAGTTGGACAGAAGCGCCCCCGACCCTGGAGCCCCCATGCCCAAACTCCACGAGCTGCACAG ACAGGGAGAAGATTCGTGCCATGGGAGGCGAGGACAAGTGCTCGGGCAGGGTGGAGATCTGGCACCGCGGCTCCTGGGGGACGGTGTGCGATGACTCCTGGGACATGCAGGATGCTGAGGTGGCGTGTAGGCAGCTGGGCTGCGGCCCTGCGGTGTCTGCCCTGGACGAGGCTGCGTTTGGGCAGGGGATGGGCCCCATCTGGCTGGAGAAGGTGGAGTGCCGGGGGACAGAGCTGTCTCTGCAGGATtgctgggcacagcctggggacagCGGTGCATGCCGGCACAAGGAGGATGCTTCTGTGCGCTGCTCGG ctccaCTCAGaacagcagcaccagcttcCCAAACAG ATCCCACCCCAGAGCATCTGACTGGCAGCAGGAGCATCTCATTACCTGTCGTCATCTGCATCATCCTGGGGGGccttctctgcctgctcctggcccTCCTGGTTGGGCAAATACAAAGCGCCAGGGCTTGGCGCAAAG CCCTGCCTCTCTCTGTGGGCTCTGGGACATCTTGGGAGCCCTTCCCTGCGGCTGTGTATGAGGAAATCAATTACAGACTGGCGTGGGAGAAAGAGGCGAAATTCAGGGGCTCAG GCTCCTATTCAGAGGGGTTCCCAATCAAGCTGCAGCCCTACCCCCAGGACAGCAAGGAGGAGGATGGTCTGGGGCCAGCACCAG ATGTCCTTGACCCGCCTGGAGGTTACCAAGCAGATGGCTATGATGATGTTAGGGAGGCTTCTGGCCCTGGGGAGGATCCTGTGTCCAGGCAGGGAGACTGGGAAATGCCCGTGGCAccagaggagggagcagggcccATGGATGCACCTGGAG GGGCAAACCTGCCCTCCCAGAGAAGTGCTGGGGCTCCTGGAGCTGTGGAAGGTGCCTGGTCCCTGTCCCTGGAGAGCGCAGGCTATGACGATGCTGAAGAAGTGTCTCTGGCACATCCTCCTGAGGACACAGAGGCTGTGGCACCAGGGAGGGATGCGAG GAGAGCTGACGTCCAGCAGCCAAGACCCATCCCAAGCCTGg
- the LOC101916016 gene encoding antigen WC1.1-like isoform X6 codes for MGKEGLLFFQVLWLLPWVQLCRGAAEVRLENGGRRCAGRVEVKQQGQWGTVCGVFWDMKDATVVCNQLGCGSAVGAPKYEYFGPGSGPVWMFGVHCRGTERALSDCTNRREYQEDCNHSLDAGVICSGFVQLTGGDSPCSGRVEIHSRGSWRAVCDSDFGPKAADVVCRELQCGAALSVVGAAPFGEHAGPMWNGLLQCMGNESLLVSCPRGPPRDQPCTHGNAAGIICTRKDSCWGVKQEGDAGDRGVGQGGCCARREDGRRDVVACSPKVMQKEEKGRVSSAWPLLQLLREREHRSALPRPSLFPEYTGFRLNNGTACEGRVEVQVQGTWGSLCASRWDLLDAHVLCRHLNCGFAETIPERGRFGRGTGPIWRDSFHCNGTEEHLGQCSMTTLGASPCSREDEAAVICSGPADSKSLRLVGGESRCNGRVEIFHHGTWGRVLDDNWDMQEANVVCQQLRCGAATAAYKPLKAQRGRGPVGLRGVRCAGQETSLTACRTSLPKNARVAEMMEDVGVVCSGSWQIRLVDGPGRCAGRVEVYNQGSWGTVCDDGWDLLDATVVCRQLDCGGAVDAVRFAQFGAGSGEIWLDNVNCSGNESALWDCPAVSWEQQDCGHKEDAGVICSDFMALRLENSNNCSGRLQVFYNGTWGGVCSNSVTPKTVSLACKELGCGNRGSLEMRLPYGRVSGPTWLDHVQCEERISSFWQCPSSPWNPQSCRDLRDETYITCNGSWTEAPPTLEPPCPNSTSCTDREKIRAMGGEDKCSGRVEIWHRGSWGTVCDDSWDMQDAEVACRQLGCGPAVSALDEAAFGQGMGPIWLEKVECRGTELSLQDCWAQPGDSGACRHKEDASVRCSAPLRTAAPASQTDPTPEHLTGSRSISLPVVICIILGGLLCLLLALLVGQIQSARAWRKALPLSVGSGTSWEPFPAAVYEEINYRLAWEKEAKFRGSGSYSEGFPIKLQPYPQDSKEEDGLGPAPDVLDPPGGYQADGYDDVREASGPGEDPVSRQGDWEMPVAPEEGAGPMDAPGGANLPSQRSAGAPGAVEGAWSLSLESAGYDDAEEVSLAHPPEDTEAVAPGRDARHLTEVATCNSQQSHQPH; via the exons atggggaaggagggacTCCTGTTCTTTcaggtgctgtggctgctgccctgggtgcAGCTGTGCAGGG GGGCTGCAGAGGTGAGGCTGGAGAACGGCGGCAGGCGCTGTGCTGGGAGAGTGGAGGTGAAGCAACAAGGCCAGTGGGGGACCGTGTGTGGTGTATTCTGGGACATGAAGGATGCTACGGTGGTTTGTAACCAGCTGGGTTGTGGGTCTGCTGTGGGAGCTCCTAAGTACGAATACTTCGGGCCAGGATCTGGCCCTGTCTGGATGTTTGGCGTTCACTGCCGCGGCACAGAGCGTGCCCTGTCTGACTGCACAAACAGAAGAGAGTACCAGGAGGACTGTAACCACAGTTTGGATGCTGGAGTGATCTGTTCAG GATTTGTCCAGCTGACTGGAGGTGACAGCCCCTGCTCAGGACGCGTGGAGATCCATAGCAGGGGCAGCTGGAGAGCCGTCTGTGACTCAGACTTTGGTCCCAAAGCCGCTGATGTGgtctgcagggagctgcagtgcGGCGCAGCCCTGTCCGTGGTCGGGGCAGCTCCCTTTGGAGAGCACGCCGGTCCCATGTGGAACGGACTACTGCAGTGCATGGGGAATGAATCCCTCCTCGTCTCCTGCCCCAGGGGACCTCCCAGGGACCAGCCTTGCACCCACGGGAACGCCGCTGGCATCATCTGTACACGTAAGGATTCCTGCTGGGGCGTCAAACAGGAGGGTgatgctggggacaggggagtAGGGCAGGGAGGGTGCTGCGCCAGGCGTGAGGATGGCAGGCGTGACGTGGTTGCCTGCAGCCCTAAAGTGatgcagaaggaagagaagggcaGGGTCTCCTCCGCTTggcctctcctccagctgctgaggGAGCGAGAGCACAGGTCTGCCCTGCCTCGTCCTTCTCTGTTCCCAGAGTACACGGGGTTCAGGCTGAACAATGGCACAGCGTGCGAGGGGAGGGTGGAGGTCCAGGTGCAGGGGACCTGGGGCAGCCTCTGTGCCTCCCGCTGGGATCTCTTGGATGCCCACGTTCTCTGTCGTCACCTCAACTGCGGGTTTGCGGAGACCATTCCCGAGCGAGGGCGCTTTGGGAGAGGAACTGGCCCCATCTGGAGAGATTCATTTCACTGTAACGGGACTGAAGAGCACCTGGGGCAGTGCTCCATGACCACCCTGGGGGCCTCACCCTGCTCCCGTGAGGATGAAGCCGCTGTCATTTGCTCAG GCCCAGCTGACTCCAAATCCCTGCGACTGGTGGGTGGGGAGAGCCGGTGTAACGGGCGAGTGGAGATCTTCCACCACGGGACATGGGGCAGAGTCCTGGATGACAACTGGGACATGCAGGAGGCCAATGTGGTGTGCCAGCAGCTGCGGTGTGGAGCAGCGACGGCAGCCTACAAACCCCTGAAGGCTCAGAGAGGGAGGGGCCCCGTGGGGCTGCGAGGGGTCCGGTGTGCAGGGCAGGAGACCAGCCTGACCGCCTGCCGCACCTCCCTGCCCAAGAATGCGCGGGTGGCGGAGATGATGGAGGACGTGGGGGTGGTTTGCTCAG GGAGTTGGCAAATCCGGCTGGTGGACGGGCCTGGGCGCTGCGCCGGGAGAGTGGAGGTCTACAaccagggcagctggggcactGTCTGCGATGATGGCTGGGACCTGCTTGATGCCACCGTCGTTTGCCGCCAGCTGGACTGCGGAGGGGCAGTGGATGCCGTTCGCTTCGCTCAATTCGGGGCAGGCTCCGGGGAGATCTGGCTGGACAACGTGAACTGCTCTGGGAATGAATCTGCTCTCTGGGATTGCCCAGCAGTgtcctgggagcagcaggactGTGGGCACAAAGAGGACGCAGGAGTCATCTGCTCAG ATTTCATGGCCCTGAGGCTGGAGAACAGCAACAATTGCTCCGGGCGGCTGCAAGTTTTCTACAATGGCACATGGGGTGGCGTTTGCTCCAACTCAGTGACTCCCAAAACGGTGTCGCTGGCATGcaaggagctgggctgtgggaaCAGAGGGTCTCTGGAAATGCGCCTACCCTATGGTAGGGTGTCCGGCCCCACCTGGCTGGATCACGTGCAGTGTGAGGAGAGAATCAGCTCTTTCTGGCAGTGCCCCTCTTCTCCCTGGAACCCACAGTCTTGCCGTGACCTGCGAGATGAGACCTACATCACCTGCAACG GGAGTTGGACAGAAGCGCCCCCGACCCTGGAGCCCCCATGCCCAAACTCCACGAGCTGCACAG ACAGGGAGAAGATTCGTGCCATGGGAGGCGAGGACAAGTGCTCGGGCAGGGTGGAGATCTGGCACCGCGGCTCCTGGGGGACGGTGTGCGATGACTCCTGGGACATGCAGGATGCTGAGGTGGCGTGTAGGCAGCTGGGCTGCGGCCCTGCGGTGTCTGCCCTGGACGAGGCTGCGTTTGGGCAGGGGATGGGCCCCATCTGGCTGGAGAAGGTGGAGTGCCGGGGGACAGAGCTGTCTCTGCAGGATtgctgggcacagcctggggacagCGGTGCATGCCGGCACAAGGAGGATGCTTCTGTGCGCTGCTCGG ctccaCTCAGaacagcagcaccagcttcCCAAACAG ATCCCACCCCAGAGCATCTGACTGGCAGCAGGAGCATCTCATTACCTGTCGTCATCTGCATCATCCTGGGGGGccttctctgcctgctcctggcccTCCTGGTTGGGCAAATACAAAGCGCCAGGGCTTGGCGCAAAG CCCTGCCTCTCTCTGTGGGCTCTGGGACATCTTGGGAGCCCTTCCCTGCGGCTGTGTATGAGGAAATCAATTACAGACTGGCGTGGGAGAAAGAGGCGAAATTCAGGGGCTCAG GCTCCTATTCAGAGGGGTTCCCAATCAAGCTGCAGCCCTACCCCCAGGACAGCAAGGAGGAGGATGGTCTGGGGCCAGCACCAG ATGTCCTTGACCCGCCTGGAGGTTACCAAGCAGATGGCTATGATGATGTTAGGGAGGCTTCTGGCCCTGGGGAGGATCCTGTGTCCAGGCAGGGAGACTGGGAAATGCCCGTGGCAccagaggagggagcagggcccATGGATGCACCTGGAG GGGCAAACCTGCCCTCCCAGAGAAGTGCTGGGGCTCCTGGAGCTGTGGAAGGTGCCTGGTCCCTGTCCCTGGAGAGCGCAGGCTATGACGATGCTGAAGAAGTGTCTCTGGCACATCCTCCTGAGGACACAGAGGCTGTGGCACCAGGGAGGGATGCGAG GCACCTGACAGAAGTAGCCACGTGTAACAGCCAGCAAAGCCACCAGCCACACTGA
- the LOC101916016 gene encoding antigen WC1.1-like isoform X2: MGKEGLLFFQVLWLLPWVQLCRGAAEVRLENGGRRCAGRVEVKQQGQWGTVCGVFWDMKDATVVCNQLGCGSAVGAPKYEYFGPGSGPVWMFGVHCRGTERALSDCTNRREYQEDCNHSLDAGVICSGFVQLTGGDSPCSGRVEIHSRGSWRAVCDSDFGPKAADVVCRELQCGAALSVVGAAPFGEHAGPMWNGLLQCMGNESLLVSCPRGPPRDQPCTHGNAAGIICTRKDSCWGVKQEGDAGDRGVGQGGCCARREDGRRDVVACSPKVMQKEEKGRVSSAWPLLQLLREREHRSALPRPSLFPEYTGFRLNNGTACEGRVEVQVQGTWGSLCASRWDLLDAHVLCRHLNCGFAETIPERGRFGRGTGPIWRDSFHCNGTEEHLGQCSMTTLGASPCSREDEAAVICSGPADSKSLRLVGGESRCNGRVEIFHHGTWGRVLDDNWDMQEANVVCQQLRCGAATAAYKPLKAQRGRGPVGLRGVRCAGQETSLTACRTSLPKNARVAEMMEDVGVVCSGSWQIRLVDGPGRCAGRVEVYNQGSWGTVCDDGWDLLDATVVCRQLDCGGAVDAVRFAQFGAGSGEIWLDNVNCSGNESALWDCPAVSWEQQDCGHKEDAGVICSDFMALRLENSNNCSGRLQVFYNGTWGGVCSNSVTPKTVSLACKELGCGNRGSLEMRLPYGRVSGPTWLDHVQCEERISSFWQCPSSPWNPQSCRDLRDETYITCNGSWTEAPPTLEPPCPNSTSCTDREKIRAMGGEDKCSGRVEIWHRGSWGTVCDDSWDMQDAEVACRQLGCGPAVSALDEAAFGQGMGPIWLEKVECRGTELSLQDCWAQPGDSGACRHKEDASVRCSAPLRTAAPASQTDPTPEHLTGSRSISLPVVICIILGGLLCLLLALLVGQIQSARAWRKALPLSVGSGTSWEPFPAAVYEEINYRLAWEKEAKFRGSGSYSEGFPIKLQPYPQDSKEEDGLGPAPDVLDPPGGYQADGYDDVREASGPGEDPVSRQGDWEMPVAPEEGAGPMDAPGGANLPSQRSAGAPGAVEGAWSLSLESAGYDDAEEVSLAHPPEDTEAVAPGRDARTQVAQTTAGTAGTSVSRDTLAIKMGMLGSTGSAAPPSSPTQPSEERDNSTIFNYLCITRGPAPLLVPWAGTGRK, encoded by the exons atggggaaggagggacTCCTGTTCTTTcaggtgctgtggctgctgccctgggtgcAGCTGTGCAGGG GGGCTGCAGAGGTGAGGCTGGAGAACGGCGGCAGGCGCTGTGCTGGGAGAGTGGAGGTGAAGCAACAAGGCCAGTGGGGGACCGTGTGTGGTGTATTCTGGGACATGAAGGATGCTACGGTGGTTTGTAACCAGCTGGGTTGTGGGTCTGCTGTGGGAGCTCCTAAGTACGAATACTTCGGGCCAGGATCTGGCCCTGTCTGGATGTTTGGCGTTCACTGCCGCGGCACAGAGCGTGCCCTGTCTGACTGCACAAACAGAAGAGAGTACCAGGAGGACTGTAACCACAGTTTGGATGCTGGAGTGATCTGTTCAG GATTTGTCCAGCTGACTGGAGGTGACAGCCCCTGCTCAGGACGCGTGGAGATCCATAGCAGGGGCAGCTGGAGAGCCGTCTGTGACTCAGACTTTGGTCCCAAAGCCGCTGATGTGgtctgcagggagctgcagtgcGGCGCAGCCCTGTCCGTGGTCGGGGCAGCTCCCTTTGGAGAGCACGCCGGTCCCATGTGGAACGGACTACTGCAGTGCATGGGGAATGAATCCCTCCTCGTCTCCTGCCCCAGGGGACCTCCCAGGGACCAGCCTTGCACCCACGGGAACGCCGCTGGCATCATCTGTACACGTAAGGATTCCTGCTGGGGCGTCAAACAGGAGGGTgatgctggggacaggggagtAGGGCAGGGAGGGTGCTGCGCCAGGCGTGAGGATGGCAGGCGTGACGTGGTTGCCTGCAGCCCTAAAGTGatgcagaaggaagagaagggcaGGGTCTCCTCCGCTTggcctctcctccagctgctgaggGAGCGAGAGCACAGGTCTGCCCTGCCTCGTCCTTCTCTGTTCCCAGAGTACACGGGGTTCAGGCTGAACAATGGCACAGCGTGCGAGGGGAGGGTGGAGGTCCAGGTGCAGGGGACCTGGGGCAGCCTCTGTGCCTCCCGCTGGGATCTCTTGGATGCCCACGTTCTCTGTCGTCACCTCAACTGCGGGTTTGCGGAGACCATTCCCGAGCGAGGGCGCTTTGGGAGAGGAACTGGCCCCATCTGGAGAGATTCATTTCACTGTAACGGGACTGAAGAGCACCTGGGGCAGTGCTCCATGACCACCCTGGGGGCCTCACCCTGCTCCCGTGAGGATGAAGCCGCTGTCATTTGCTCAG GCCCAGCTGACTCCAAATCCCTGCGACTGGTGGGTGGGGAGAGCCGGTGTAACGGGCGAGTGGAGATCTTCCACCACGGGACATGGGGCAGAGTCCTGGATGACAACTGGGACATGCAGGAGGCCAATGTGGTGTGCCAGCAGCTGCGGTGTGGAGCAGCGACGGCAGCCTACAAACCCCTGAAGGCTCAGAGAGGGAGGGGCCCCGTGGGGCTGCGAGGGGTCCGGTGTGCAGGGCAGGAGACCAGCCTGACCGCCTGCCGCACCTCCCTGCCCAAGAATGCGCGGGTGGCGGAGATGATGGAGGACGTGGGGGTGGTTTGCTCAG GGAGTTGGCAAATCCGGCTGGTGGACGGGCCTGGGCGCTGCGCCGGGAGAGTGGAGGTCTACAaccagggcagctggggcactGTCTGCGATGATGGCTGGGACCTGCTTGATGCCACCGTCGTTTGCCGCCAGCTGGACTGCGGAGGGGCAGTGGATGCCGTTCGCTTCGCTCAATTCGGGGCAGGCTCCGGGGAGATCTGGCTGGACAACGTGAACTGCTCTGGGAATGAATCTGCTCTCTGGGATTGCCCAGCAGTgtcctgggagcagcaggactGTGGGCACAAAGAGGACGCAGGAGTCATCTGCTCAG ATTTCATGGCCCTGAGGCTGGAGAACAGCAACAATTGCTCCGGGCGGCTGCAAGTTTTCTACAATGGCACATGGGGTGGCGTTTGCTCCAACTCAGTGACTCCCAAAACGGTGTCGCTGGCATGcaaggagctgggctgtgggaaCAGAGGGTCTCTGGAAATGCGCCTACCCTATGGTAGGGTGTCCGGCCCCACCTGGCTGGATCACGTGCAGTGTGAGGAGAGAATCAGCTCTTTCTGGCAGTGCCCCTCTTCTCCCTGGAACCCACAGTCTTGCCGTGACCTGCGAGATGAGACCTACATCACCTGCAACG GGAGTTGGACAGAAGCGCCCCCGACCCTGGAGCCCCCATGCCCAAACTCCACGAGCTGCACAG ACAGGGAGAAGATTCGTGCCATGGGAGGCGAGGACAAGTGCTCGGGCAGGGTGGAGATCTGGCACCGCGGCTCCTGGGGGACGGTGTGCGATGACTCCTGGGACATGCAGGATGCTGAGGTGGCGTGTAGGCAGCTGGGCTGCGGCCCTGCGGTGTCTGCCCTGGACGAGGCTGCGTTTGGGCAGGGGATGGGCCCCATCTGGCTGGAGAAGGTGGAGTGCCGGGGGACAGAGCTGTCTCTGCAGGATtgctgggcacagcctggggacagCGGTGCATGCCGGCACAAGGAGGATGCTTCTGTGCGCTGCTCGG ctccaCTCAGaacagcagcaccagcttcCCAAACAG ATCCCACCCCAGAGCATCTGACTGGCAGCAGGAGCATCTCATTACCTGTCGTCATCTGCATCATCCTGGGGGGccttctctgcctgctcctggcccTCCTGGTTGGGCAAATACAAAGCGCCAGGGCTTGGCGCAAAG CCCTGCCTCTCTCTGTGGGCTCTGGGACATCTTGGGAGCCCTTCCCTGCGGCTGTGTATGAGGAAATCAATTACAGACTGGCGTGGGAGAAAGAGGCGAAATTCAGGGGCTCAG GCTCCTATTCAGAGGGGTTCCCAATCAAGCTGCAGCCCTACCCCCAGGACAGCAAGGAGGAGGATGGTCTGGGGCCAGCACCAG ATGTCCTTGACCCGCCTGGAGGTTACCAAGCAGATGGCTATGATGATGTTAGGGAGGCTTCTGGCCCTGGGGAGGATCCTGTGTCCAGGCAGGGAGACTGGGAAATGCCCGTGGCAccagaggagggagcagggcccATGGATGCACCTGGAG GGGCAAACCTGCCCTCCCAGAGAAGTGCTGGGGCTCCTGGAGCTGTGGAAGGTGCCTGGTCCCTGTCCCTGGAGAGCGCAGGCTATGACGATGCTGAAGAAGTGTCTCTGGCACATCCTCCTGAGGACACAGAGGCTGTGGCACCAGGGAGGGATGCGAG GACGCAAGTGGCCCAAACAACAGCGGGAACAGCTGGTACCTCCGTGAGCAGGGACACGCTCGCCATCAAGATGGGCATGTTGGGATCAACAGGCTCTGctgcccctccttcctctcccacacAGCCGTCAGAGGAGAGAGACAACAGCACAATATTTAATTACCTCTGCATAACGAGAGGACCAGCACCTTTGCTGGTGCCGTGGGCTGGCACTGGGAGGAAATAG